From Candidatus Polarisedimenticolia bacterium, one genomic window encodes:
- a CDS encoding glycosyltransferase family 2 protein, translated as MSPSEIGVPPAGEDGLPLTISVVAPVHNEEHLVGELVRRVVESCRSLGVPFELIVVDDGSNDTTKPQLVSLSRSVPELRVVSLFRNFGHMPALSAGLSMTRGAGVVVMDGDLQDPPELIPDFYREWQAGADVVYGLRTSRNEAGVIRRGTSIFYLLLDRLAEIPIPKQVGTFCLMDRRVVDILNTMPERSRYFAGIRAWVGGHQSFVPYDRPARPAGSSQVGLRGLIRLGRMALISFSKVPLRYASVFSLLCGMVLFLVGSVAIVLRLFTNLAIPGWATYTTLIGMMGFVQSFVMAILSEYVSVIFDEVKARPLFLTREEIVHGEAVRRPGRTSTL; from the coding sequence TTGAGTCCCTCGGAGATCGGGGTGCCTCCTGCCGGAGAAGACGGGCTGCCGCTCACGATCTCCGTCGTCGCGCCGGTCCACAACGAGGAGCACCTCGTCGGGGAGCTGGTGCGCCGCGTCGTGGAGAGCTGCCGGAGCCTGGGAGTCCCTTTCGAGCTCATCGTCGTCGATGACGGGAGCAATGACACGACGAAGCCGCAGCTCGTCTCCCTGAGCCGCAGCGTTCCGGAGCTGAGAGTCGTGAGCCTGTTCCGGAACTTCGGGCACATGCCCGCGCTGAGCGCCGGCTTGAGCATGACCCGCGGCGCGGGGGTCGTCGTGATGGATGGAGATCTGCAGGATCCTCCCGAGCTGATACCCGATTTTTACCGCGAATGGCAGGCGGGCGCGGACGTCGTCTACGGGCTGCGGACCAGCCGCAACGAGGCCGGCGTGATCCGGCGGGGGACTTCCATCTTCTACCTTCTGCTGGATCGCCTGGCGGAGATTCCGATTCCCAAGCAGGTCGGGACCTTCTGCCTGATGGATCGCAGGGTCGTGGACATCCTGAACACCATGCCGGAGCGCAGCCGCTATTTCGCCGGGATCAGGGCCTGGGTGGGAGGCCACCAGTCCTTCGTGCCTTATGACCGGCCGGCGCGACCGGCCGGCAGCAGCCAGGTCGGCCTCCGAGGACTGATCCGGCTCGGCAGGATGGCGCTGATTTCCTTCTCGAAGGTGCCGCTGCGCTACGCCAGCGTCTTCTCGCTCCTTTGCGGCATGGTCCTCTTCCTGGTGGGCTCGGTGGCCATCGTCCTGCGGCTGTTCACGAACCTGGCGATTCCCGGCTGGGCCACTTACACGACCCTGATCGGGATGATGGGCTTCGTCCAATCCTTCGTCATGGCCATCCTCTCCGAGTATGTCTCCGTCATCTTCGATGAAGTGAAGGCCCGGCCTCTGTTCCTGACCCGCGAGGAAATCGTTCACGGGGAAGCGGTCCGCCGGCCGGGTCGGACCTCAACGCTCTAG
- a CDS encoding thioredoxin family protein, which yields MKRILLCATAAAVSLSAAFALGIGDKAPSTRVKMKNVDGRELSIKDVAGEKGTLVVFSCNHCPYVTAWQERIAAIGNAAMERSIGVIVINSNDPKAHAEDGYEQMRQRAGELRFNFPYVVDKTSDVARNFGATRTPESFLFSKEGTLVYHGAIDDSHKPANVQQHYLKDAIEALVSGKNVRVKETKSVGCSIKFRESK from the coding sequence ATGAAGCGGATCCTGCTTTGCGCGACGGCGGCGGCAGTCTCCCTGAGCGCCGCCTTCGCCCTCGGCATCGGCGACAAGGCGCCTTCCACCCGCGTCAAGATGAAGAACGTCGACGGCCGGGAGCTTTCCATCAAGGATGTGGCGGGGGAGAAGGGGACGCTCGTCGTCTTCTCCTGCAACCATTGCCCCTACGTGACGGCGTGGCAGGAGCGCATCGCCGCCATCGGCAACGCGGCGATGGAGCGCTCCATCGGCGTGATCGTCATCAACTCGAACGATCCCAAGGCCCATGCCGAGGACGGCTACGAGCAGATGCGGCAGCGCGCCGGGGAGCTGCGCTTCAATTTCCCCTACGTCGTGGACAAGACCTCGGATGTGGCGCGCAACTTCGGGGCGACGAGGACCCCGGAGAGCTTCCTCTTCTCCAAGGAGGGGACGCTCGTCTACCACGGGGCCATCGACGACTCGCATAAGCCGGCCAACGTGCAGCAGCACTACCTGAAGGACGCCATCGAGGCGCTGGTTTCCGGCAAGAACGTCAGAGTGAAGGAGACCAAGTCGGTAGGGTGCAGCATCAAATTCCGCGAATCGAAGTAG
- a CDS encoding RNA polymerase sigma factor translates to MKNSWTGGEAAIVVESVEENLALSVRRGTPGAFERLMDRYEGSLFTYALGFLQNRQDAQEVVQDALVRAHRALTRQYDERRCASLALRPWLFRAVRNLCLNKRRPKGRALERPLEEYDDGRIGPFVRSRRSDFEQHEEADVLRATLASLPVEARELIVLRFMEEMSYAEIARTVGTTQAALRAKVFRALKMLRESLEKKGVTHAV, encoded by the coding sequence ATGAAGAACTCCTGGACCGGCGGCGAGGCGGCCATCGTCGTCGAATCAGTTGAAGAGAACCTGGCCCTGTCGGTGCGCCGGGGCACCCCCGGGGCCTTCGAGCGGCTCATGGATCGCTACGAGGGGTCTTTGTTCACCTACGCTCTCGGGTTTCTGCAGAACCGTCAGGACGCGCAGGAGGTGGTGCAGGACGCCCTGGTGCGGGCGCACCGGGCGTTGACCCGGCAGTACGACGAGAGGCGCTGCGCCTCGCTGGCGCTGCGCCCCTGGCTGTTCCGGGCGGTGCGCAACCTCTGCCTCAACAAACGCCGCCCCAAAGGACGCGCCCTGGAGCGGCCGCTGGAGGAGTACGACGACGGGCGGATCGGGCCGTTCGTCCGGTCACGGCGCAGCGATTTCGAGCAGCACGAGGAAGCCGACGTGCTGCGAGCCACGCTGGCCTCGCTGCCGGTGGAGGCACGGGAGCTGATCGTTCTGCGGTTCATGGAGGAGATGTCGTACGCCGAGATCGCCCGAACGGTCGGGACGACGCAGGCGGCCTTGCGAGCCAAGGTGTTTCGCGCCCTGAAGATGCTGCGCGAGTCGCTGGAGAAGAAGGGAGTCACCCATGCGGTGTAG
- a CDS encoding methylated-DNA--[protein]-cysteine S-methyltransferase has translation MRCRTVLTRIDALRTGELHPAQRGAVRKHLRTCASCDESVADLAQLARAVKSLAAVPSGALREALEPAGSYARLSTSFGPLWVAFSRRGLRMIHLGGGEEAFLSRLAARYARRPRRADLPAPLRRRILATLEGKASGRVPIDLGGASPLETQVLEAMARIPRGEVRSYSWLAACVGRPRAVRAVARVVAGNRIPFVLPCHRVVPAGGGTGEYAFGSEKKRRLLRREGVDVDQLDDLARRGVRLIGSRTTGIACVPTCRDARRIRADNQVPLRGPADAHQEGFRPCRHCRPFAA, from the coding sequence ATGCGGTGTAGAACGGTATTGACGAGAATCGACGCGCTGCGGACGGGGGAGCTGCATCCCGCACAGCGGGGAGCGGTGCGCAAGCACCTGCGCACCTGCGCCAGCTGCGACGAGTCGGTCGCGGACCTGGCGCAGCTGGCGCGGGCGGTGAAATCGCTGGCGGCGGTCCCTTCCGGCGCTCTGCGCGAGGCGCTGGAGCCCGCCGGATCCTATGCGCGCCTGTCCACCTCCTTCGGGCCCCTCTGGGTGGCCTTCTCGCGCCGCGGCCTGCGCATGATCCACCTGGGGGGCGGGGAGGAAGCCTTCCTGTCGCGGCTGGCGGCGCGCTATGCCCGGCGTCCGCGCCGCGCCGATCTCCCGGCCCCGTTGCGCCGGCGCATCCTGGCGACCCTGGAAGGGAAGGCCAGCGGCCGGGTGCCGATCGATCTCGGCGGCGCCTCGCCGCTCGAGACGCAGGTGCTCGAGGCGATGGCGCGAATCCCGCGCGGCGAGGTGCGCAGCTACTCCTGGCTCGCGGCGTGTGTCGGCCGCCCGCGCGCGGTGCGTGCGGTGGCCCGCGTCGTCGCCGGCAACCGGATTCCCTTCGTGCTGCCCTGCCATCGCGTGGTTCCGGCAGGAGGAGGGACCGGGGAATATGCTTTCGGCAGTGAGAAAAAGCGACGTCTGCTGCGCCGGGAGGGGGTCGACGTCGATCAGCTCGATGATCTCGCCCGGCGAGGCGTGCGCCTGATCGGATCGCGCACGACCGGTATTGCCTGCGTTCCCACCTGCCGCGACGCGCGCCGCATCCGCGCAGACAACCAGGTGCCGCTGCGCGGCCCCGCCGATGCGCATCAGGAAGGATTCCGGCCATGCCGCCACTGCCGGCCCTTCGCGGCCTAG